A part of Rattus rattus isolate New Zealand chromosome 4, Rrattus_CSIRO_v1, whole genome shotgun sequence genomic DNA contains:
- the Tspo2 gene encoding translocator protein 2 — MQLQGPVFVGVPLLGPILIWMFTHQLSSRCEDEKKLPWCPPHKVILLVWATIYSVMGYASYLVWKDLGGGFRWSLALPLGLYSFQLVLSWTFLMLFLVVDSPGLALLDLLLLYGLVASMVLIWQPINKLAALLLLPYLAWLTVTTAITYRLWRDSLCPSYQP, encoded by the exons ATGCAGCTTCAAGGACCTGTCTTTGTGGGTGTGCCCCTCCTGGGGCCCATCCTGATTTGGATGTTCACTCATCAGCTATCCAGTCGGTGTGAGGATGAGAAGAAGTTACCTTGGTGCCCACCCCACAAGGTCATATTGCTCGTGTGGGCGACCATCTACTCTGTCATGGG CTACGCCTCCTACCTGGTATGGAAGGACCTCGGAGGGGGCTTCCGGTGGTCCCTAGCCCTGCCCCTCGGCCTCTACTCTTTCCAGCTGGTCCTCAGCTGGACCTTCTTGATGCTGTTCTTGGTAGTTGACAGCCCTGGGCTG GCCCTCCTGGACCTCTTACTGCTCTATGGACTGGTGGCAAGTATGGTGCTTATCTGGCAACCAATCAACAAGCTGGCTGCTCTGCTCCTGCTGCCCTACCTGGCCTGGCTCACTGTGACCACCGCCATCACCTACCGCCTGTGGAGGGACAGCCTGTGTCCATCGTACCAGCCTTAG